In Heyndrickxia vini, the sequence GCAAAATACTGCCTTCTATACTATTTCGTTCATTAAGATACAGCTGGATACCCTTTTGATTTACCTCAAGGTAACCATCATATTTGTTTTGTTTTACAGCCTTTTTTCCGGATTCATTTTCCGACGCTTTTTTAAAATGAATCCCCGATTGTTTTGCTTCATCAACAAAACGAGTGAAATACTGAGATAATTCTCCGTTTGCTTGATCTTTATATAAAACATTCATATCGTCTATTTGGATACTTGTTGAAAATGTATTCGACAATGCAGTACCGAGTATAAGCATAAGCACAATCGGGAAAGCGAGCAAAAATACTAACGTACGAATATCGCGGAAATCACTTCTAATTTCCTTCCATGCAATATTGATGATATTCAACGAAATGACCTCCTCTTTAGTCCCTTAAATTTCTACCTGTTAATGTTAAAAATACCGTTTCTAAATTTGGTGCTTTTTCTTGTAAGGAGCGAATTTCGATATGATTGGTGATAAAATGCTCGATAATTTTGTTTAAGTTATTCACACCCGTATCGGAATTGATTTTAATAAGATTTTCATCGAGTTGAACAGCCTCGACACCATTAATTTCTTTAATTCGATCAAGCGATATATTTTCGGTCGATTTCACTTCAATCCAAATATCTTTCGTATTCGTAATAATTGATTTCAATTGTTCTTTCGTTCCTTCAGCAATAATTTTTCCATGGTCAATGATGGCGATGCGTGAGCAAATTTCCTCTACTTCTTCCATATAGTGACTTGTGTAAATGATGGTACAGCCCATTTCATTTAACTTCCGAACCGAGGTCAAAATATAATTACGGGAGTGAGGGTCAATCCCAACTGTTGGTTCATCCATAATGATCAATTTGGGACGATGGGCGATGGCACAAGCAATATTTAAACGGCGTTTCATACCGCCGGAAAAATTTTTCGGATAGCTTTTATGCTTATCTTGTAAGCCGACAAATTCAAGTGCTTCCTCCACTCGGTCCTTTAATTCCTCCCCACGCAAGCCGTATAGGCCAGCAAAGAATTTCACATTCTCATATGCGGTTAAATCTTCATAAATCGCTAAATCTTGAGGAACCATGCCGATATTCATTTTTGCATATCGACTGTTTTTCACGATGTTTTTTCCGAGAATACTAATTGTTCCATCATTACTCCGAAGTAGACCTGCAATCATATTAATGGTTGTGCTTTTTCCGGCCCCGTTCGCACCGAGAAATCCAAATATTTCACCTTCTGCAATGGAGAGGGACATATTATCCACAGCGATAAAATCGCTGAATTTTCTCGTTAAGTTTTTTATTTCTAACACGTTCATCTTCTCACCCCTAATGTTTTGTATATTGTTAGTATAAAAAAAAGAATGAAGCGATATAAGTGGAATCGTTCATTCTTTTCACATGAAGATATTCATATTTTTTATATGAGATTTTCATTATTGGATAGGCAGCAAAGTCGTAACGGAGAAACCGTGGGTGCTGTCAACGATAATTTTCCCATTGATGGAGGCTGTTCGTTCTTCCATCCCAATAATGCCAAGACCTTTTTTTATTTTATCTGCCCCTTTACCGTTATCCTTCACTTCAACCCTTATTAATTTGTTGAGAACTTTAATATCCACGGATACTTGAGAGGCGTCCGAATATTTCATCGTATTTGTTAAAGCCTCCGTCACATTCTCATGAATAACTTTCCATTGGATAGGGGAAATCGTATCCAAATTCCCATTGTGAGTGAGGGTAGTGTTTAAGTCATGTTTTGTTGAAAATTCATCTATAAAAAGTCTCATTCGATGGATTCCAACTTGTTCGGTAGGGGGCTTCATATTTTTTAACGTCATTCGGATATTTTCAATGCCTTCTTTTGAAATATTAATTGCATTTTGAAGCAATTCCGCAGCCTTTTCTTTATCAAGTTCTATTAACCGTTTGGCTGCTTCCATTTGGATTAATGCTCCTGTCATCGAATGGCCGATTTTATCATGTATTTCTTGAGAAATTCGATTTCTTTCTTCTAATTTAACGGTGTATTCCGATTGTCGTATGTATTCTTTATTTTCATTCAAATGCTTGGTCAGCTTTTGAATATTTTTTCTCATCTGATCCATTTGGGATTCGTTTTTGTTCATTAGAAAGAAATGTCTAGTAGCGATGATGTAGATGATGAAGCTTGATATAGCAACTAATCCATAAATTGTTTGCGTATCAATCTGTATGTATAATAATGGAATAAATGTTAGCGCTAATAAAATGATTTTACTATTGGTAAAACGAGCAACCAATTCAATAACTGACAAAGGTAATAAGATAATAAAGAATGCATAGACAAAATGGTAGGAACAAATCGTTAAAATAATCGACAGGCAAATCAGCGACTTTTTGATAATGTCACGTTTAAAAATATATAAAGTAATATTGATGCAAAAATAAATAAGGGAGGCAAAAACAACCCATGAAATGTTCTCTGAATCGGCTCGTATGCAATTAACAGCTATAAAGGTAATTAAAGCAACCTTATTGAGGATGATCCAAAATTCCATATTAATCTACTTTTCCCGTAATAAAATAAATGGCGATCTGAGTCCGATGTTCAAGGCCGGTTTTCCCCAATATTGAGGTGATATAGTTGGCAACCGTTCCTTCAGAAATAAATAATTGCTTTGAGATTTCTTTATTCGAATAACCTTTTGCAATTAAAGACATAATATCCTGTTCTCTTTCCGTAAATAACTTTGCATCAATTTTAGCCGCAGTTTCCTTTTTTTCCATTAAGTTAGATTTTATTTTTTCTAAAACGACATCCTGCATAATGCTATTTCCATTAAACACTGTTTTGATCGCATCGCGAATTCGTTCCGGATTGTTATTTTTTAATAAATAGCCTTTTGCTCCATTTTTCACAGCATCCAATATGTATTCATCGTCGTCAAACGTCGTCAAAATGATTGGTTTCGTCGTCGTCTGTTCAGACAGAATCTTTGTGGCCTCGACTCCGTTCATATTTGGCATTCGCACATCTAACAATGCGATATCCACTTTATGCTTTTTACAGTAATCGACCGCTTCTTGACCATCATTGACAGTGTCAAGAACCTCAAATTCTTCGTACGTATTTAAAATGATTTTTAAACCCTCACGGATAAATGAATTATCATCTGCAATAATCACTTTTATTTTAGTCAAATGAGTGTCACTTCCTTCAATATGAAAAATTAAGCACGGAAAACATTTTGCATAGCCTTATTATATGCATATTTGATGATGAAAAAATACTGGGGAATGAAAAAATGTACTAACTATACAAAGGGTTCATTTCTTTAAGTATGTTTTTAGGTGTTTTTAACTGACCGTTCCTTTTCGCTCCAGGCACTTGCTTTCCGCGGGGAGGAAGTCGAGCCTGTCTAGTTCCGGCGGCTATCGACGTACGAACTTCCGGTCACCTCCCTACGATAAGTCATCATCGATTCACCCTTTGGGTTCATCGTGATTCCTTTATCTCAGTCGCTGCCCTCCAGTTCGTACGTCGATAAGCAAGCCGCCTCTACTTTTCTAACTCCTCGGCGCCCCGCGCCTGTGGGGTCTCGACTTTTCCTCTATATCCCGCAGGAGTCAAGAGCCTTCCGCTACAATCCACTCCGTGTTTCCAACTATATTTTATAAAAGATCCTCACAAAAAAAAGAAGCGTCATTAAAAACGCTTCCTTTCGTCAACTTAGTAGTAATAAGAAGCACCGACAATGATTAAAAGGATGAACAAGACAACAATTAAAACAAATGTTGATCCGCCGCCGTAGCCACCGCCAGCATAGCCGTAACCGCCACCGCCACTCATGCAACCGCCGTAACCCATTATAACACCCCCCTTTACAAGGATAATTTACTTTATGTAAGGAGGGGGTTTTTTGAAATGGACAACAGTTTAGAGGCTGAAATTTAGGGAAATTTGGCGAATGCACAGGTTTTTAAGAAGTTTTTTACCATGGGCTGTTTCGCATGAAAAAGTTTGTAAAAAATGCCTTATTGCTTTTGCAGATAAACAGTTAACTGTGTTAAATCTAGCGTTAATTTTTGATATTCATATAAATTAGGAAAGATGGCCGCACTACCTGTATTCAAAAGATCGGAAATGGTTTCTTTATAGTTTGGTACTTGCAATGTTTCTTCATTATCCATAAAAACGACCTGAACCATAGAATCCTCCTAGAATAACTGTTATTACTCTAATTTTACTAAAATATTGAATAGTTTTCCAGATGAAATCATCGCGCACTGTATGTCGGATGGAGGTATTTCCTTGGAAATAAAAAAAGAATAAAATTGATTTTTGTCGAAATTGCAAAAAAATAGGAAGTTTTTCATCCTTTGTTTCAGATAGAATAATAGTATAATAGAATGGAATATTAATTAGGGGTGTGGATAATTGAAATTGTATCGATTATGTATAGTTATGATAATCTTAGCTGTCTTTGGATTCGGTCAAACAAATGTATTTGCTGCAAGTAAAACAGATACACTTGTCAACTCCGCAGTGAAATTGGGAAAAGTTCTAGCTGATATGACAACAGTTGGGAAAAAGGCTACAGGGAAAAATATCCCGACCAAGGAGTACAAAGCAGCGATAACAAAATATAAAAGTGCTAAATCAGCGGTAAATAAACAGTCGGGGAAACAGAAAAAAACAAATCTTTCAAAACTAAAAACTGTAAATACGCAAATATCCCGTGGGAAAAAATATATCGATGCTGTATATGATAAAAAAACGCGTGATACCGTAAAAAAACTGTATAAAACACCTGCAGAAAAGATGAAAAAGGATCTGAACTACCCAGTTACCGTAAAGAAAGCAATCGATGAAACAAGTAAGCTAATGAAAACGAGCACGTCATCCAATAAACTGACCGCACCATACTATAAAATTTTAGTATATATTGACTCGATTTCTCAGCAGAAAATGAAACAACAACTGTTAAAGGAAGTAAAGAAAATAAATTCAACCATTCCGAGTAAATTGAACACAGGAAAATTTTCTGAATATGTAAGTATGGAAATGAATTTCGAGCGGCTCGATTCGTATATTTCCAAAGGAAAGTCAAATGCGAATGTTCCTGGAATCTACAATCAATTAAAGAAAAGCATATCATCAGTCAGTTCTAAAACAGATAGGGCACGTTTACAAAAAAGATTCACAGGCATTATGAATCAACTAAAGGTAAGCGTGAAAGAGTTAAAAGGAATGTTAACAAAGTCGGCGGTTGCAAAAGGAATTCCACCGGAAGTAGTGAAATCCATTGCCGTTACAGAAAACGGGAGTCTTACACAATTTCTATCAAATGGCGAAGTGTTCAAAAGCCATGATAATGGATATGGAATCATGCAAGTGACACCTATGTCAGATTCCGATAAAAGCTATGATTGGAATCGAGTGAAGTATGATTTATCTTACAATATTCAAGCAGGAGTAGAAATTTTAGCGAAAAAGTGGAACTATGCTTTTTTATCTTCTCCACTTATGCCGAAAATTAATAACGGCGAAAAGAACCTTTTAGAAAATTGGTATTTTGCCATAATGGCCTATAACGGATTATCAACAAAAAACGATCCAAATAAAGTGACCAAACCTTATCAGTTAAAGGTATATGAAAACCTGAAAAATCGGACATTAATGAGCCCAGAAATTATTAAAAAACAGGATGTTATTTTTACAGGCAATCCAGCCAAATTGAAAACGACCGCGATTAAGACAAAACTAAAGACAAAAAGCACACAATTTTATAAAAAGAATAATCGTGTAACAATCTCATCCAGTGCAAACTTTCGAACAAAACCAACAACAAACAGTACTCGTAAAACTTTTCCGAAAGGTACGAAGGTAACGATTCTTAGTGGGGCAATTGAAGATGACAGCTCAGCGAATCTTTTTGTGTGGTACAAAGTAAGCGTCTCCGGAGTAAAAGGCACTTGGTATGTGGCATCATCGAATTTAAAATGAGGAACATTTAGGTCAGGCACATTCATGCCTGGCTTTTTTAAAAGGTAAGAAAGTATAAATTTTATAGAGTTAATATTCCTAATAAATAACTTCTTTGTCTAGCTCCAGCGCCTATCGACTAGAAAACTTCAGGACTTTTCCCTACGATAAGTCAACATCGATTCGCCTTACAGGCTTATCGTGTTTCCTTTATCTCAGTCAAAGTCCCTCCAGTTTTTACGTCGATGAGCAAGGCGCTTCCGCTTTTCTTATTTTGTTTAAGAACATCGATATTCAAGGCGCTTTGCGCTTTTGTTACTTAAAACGAATGATTTTACGAAAAATTGCACAACATATAAATCCACGAAATTCCTTTTGAAGGGATTGAATATGCCCGATGTGCAAGAAACTCATATCATTCTTTTTCATATATATGATCGTATGTTCCTCTTTTCCGGTTTATGGATATGAAGTGGAACCATTATCCGGAATCGTTGATTTGCGAATAATGGAAACAACAGATTTACATGGAAACATTGTTGATTACGACTATATAAAACATAAGAAAACAGTTGAATATGGCTTAGCACGAACCGCCACCCTAATCAAACAAGCGAGAAAGGAAGTTTCTAATTCACTTCTCTTTGATGATGGGGATTTACTGCAGGGAAATCTTTTAGCAGACTATATCGCTTATATTGACCGGTTCGAGACGGAACCGATCCATCCGATGATTAAGGTGATGAATTATCTAAATTATGATGCGGCTGCATTAGGAAATCACGATTTTCATTATGGGCTGGACTTTTTACATCGAACAATTAAAGATGCAAAATTCCCTTTTATAAATGCCAATATGTATGTGAATGATCACAAACCGTTTAATTTCAATGAAATTAATATGTTTAAACCGTATACTATTATTAACAAAAAGGTTAAGGATCGAAACGGTAAGATGCACACGATTAAGGTAGGGGTTATTGGCTTTGTCACACCATGTGTCATGAAATGGGAGAAAAAATCGATAGCAGGTAGAGCAAAAGTAATGGATATTGTAAAATCAGCAGAAGCATTTGTTTCAAGAATGAAGAATGAGGGAGCAGACATTGTTGTTGCCCTTGTGCATTCAGGATTTGATGAAACAGCCAAAGCCTATGAAAAATCTGAAAATGCAGTATCCCCATTAAGCCTTGTTCCTGGAATTGATGTTATTTTATTTGGGCACCAACACAAAGTTTTTCCCGACAAATCCAAGCTGAAAGGAATTTCAGGAGTGGATTCAAGTATGGGGACGATTAACGGGGTTCCCGCAGTCGAAGCTGGCAGCTGGGGAAATTATTTAGGTATCGCAGACTTGATTTTACAAAGAAATAATGGAAAATGGGTTATCCTTCATTCTAACTCAAAAGCCGTTCCCATTTTCAAAGTAGAAAAGAAAAAAGCAAAACCATTAGTAAAGGCTGATCCGATAATTTTACAAATGGTAAAAGAAATCCATGAAAAGACTATTCAATATAGCAGAAGAATTAGCAATCAAAAATGACTCGTGACTATCGTTCTATCTTTAAAACATAGTTATGAGTCATTTGTTATATAATCGATAAAAAGTAAGAATATTTTATCGGACTTTGCTACCAATTTTGTGTTAGAGTATTAAATTATTTCATATTTGTAATTTAATGGTGATACTATAGATGTTGGATAGAAAATGTAAATGGGGGATCATGATGGGGAAAAAACTTTTTAAAACAATTGCCTCAGTTGCCGCTGCTGCGGTCATTAGTAGTGCAATACCTAGTTTTGCCAATGCTGAGGAGAATTTTGATCGGATTAAGCAAACCTATGATCAAACACAAAAAAACGCTCGCACCTTGTCTGCAACATTCAATTTAGCAAATGTATTTGATCGCCAAATTATGATTAAGACAAAAACAGCAAAGTCCGTACTTTCAAAGAAATTTGGTTTATCATTTGTTGAAAATACTAGTAGTCTCATAGGAGAAGATTTATATATTGCCAGAGTCCCAGACAAATTGAATTATGTCAGTACACTTAATAAGCTAAAAGGCTCATCTTTCATTGAAATAGCAGAACCAAATTACATACAAGATAAAGTAAGCGGGATTCCTAATGATGAATATTACCCTATGCAATGGCACTTACCAAAGATCGGTGCACCATCTATATGGCCGCTAATTCAAAACAAAAAACAAGTAACTGTAGCCGTTCTTGATTCAGGTGTGGATACGAGACATCCCGACTTAGCAGGACAATTATTGCCGGGGTATAATGTCCAAACTGGTTCAAGTGATGTTACTGATACTGTGGGACATGGAACAGCTGTAGCAGGTACCATTGCAGCGAAAATGAATAATGGAATTGGTACGGTTGGTGTGAATCCATATGCGAAAATTCTCCCAATTAAAGTAGGAGGCCAGAAAATCGCAGTATCTGATTCAATAAAAGGAATCAATTATGCAATTTCTAAAGGTGCAAAGGTCATTAATATGAGTTATGGCGGTTCATCGTATAGCGAATTGGAATTTGATGCCTTGCTTCGTGCGGCTTCTAAGGGAATTACAGTGATTGCAGCAACAGGCAATGATGGCAGAACTGTTAATTACCCAGCTGCATACCCTACCGTGTTAAGTGTTGGCTCGACTAATGAAAAGAATCAGGTTTCAAGTTTTTCAAGCAGAGGAACATTACTTGATGTAGTAGCACCAGGGGAAAACATCGGAACACTGGGATTAAATAATCAATACGGAGCAGCTGTTGGAACATCCTTTGCCGCACCGATTGTTAGTGGGATGGCATCATACATCCTGTCAGTTTCACCGAATATGCCGCCAGTTGGTGTAGAATATTTATTGGAAAAAGGGGCAACGAACTTAGCGAGTAAACCAAACATTTGGAGTACAAAAGCTGGTTACGGATTGGTTAATGGAATTAGAACATTTAATACAGATCTCCCGAATTTAAAAGGAGATATTGGGAATACACGAAGTAAAGCAAAAGCAATCTCTGTAAATAAAAAGTATACTAATAAATTTGATATTCCATTAGACAGTGACTGGTACAAATTGAAGGTCACGAAGACAATGAAAGTAAAAGTTGATTTAAGCGCTGTCCGAAATATTGATGGTCTCATCTGGTTTGACAAATATTCCAGCGGAAAGACATCAATGGAAACACTCTATAATAAAGGAAAGCTAGGAAAAGCGGAAAGCTTTACTAGAACGTTGAAACCGGGAACTTATTACTTCCAAGTAATGGAGTTCAATAATCATTGGTCGCCACAAGCTTATTCATTTAAAGTAACGAAATTAGATACAACACCACCAGCAGCACCGAAAGTAAAAAGTATTACAACTAAATCTACGAAACTAACAGGTAAAGCTGAAAAAGGTGCAAAACTAACGCTTAAAAAAGGTTCAAAAGTAATAGCAAAAGGAAAAGCTTCATCCAAATCCACCTTTTCCATTAAAATACCAAAACAGAAAAAAGGAACAATTCTTTACCTGACAGCAACTGACGCCGCAGGAAACAAAAGCAAAGCAACCAAAATCGTAGTGAAAAAGGCAAAATAAGGAAGGTTGGTACCTGGCAAGTGTCAGGTACCTTTTTTCTTTATTTTGGAAATCATAAACCTTTCCCAAAACGGTGGTATTCCATGATAAAATGATAGAATAATGGAATAGACAGAATTTCAAGTGGAGGATTCAATATGAGAAAAAGGATGTTAAGTGTAGTTGCATCTGTTGCTATTACGGCATTATTAAGCAGTATTCTGCCAACAAATGCAAATGCACAAGAAAAGATGAGTCTGAATAGGTTAAAAGCAAGTTTTTATCAACAGAAGAACAGTAGGGCCGTAACATCCACCATTAATCTTTCAAAGGTAAAAGATCGCCAAATCCTAATTAAAACAAAGGATATTAACAAAGTGTTTTCAAAATATAGTGGAATTAAACGATTAAATAGCCATGATATTTTGGAAACGAAAGATTTATATATTGTCAGAGTTCCAGAACGACTGAATTATTCTACTACCTTAAATACATTAAAAAAACTACCGTTTATCTTATCGGCCGAACCGAATTATTTGCAAGAAAGGAAGGTTAGCGCGGTACGAAAACCTAATGATCTATACTACAAAAAACAATGGTATTTAAATAAAATTGGCGTACAAGCTCTTTGGCCATTAATCAAACCAAATGCCAAGCCTGTAACAGTGGCAGTGCTCGATACTGGGGTAGATGTATCCCATCCAGATTTAAAGGGCCAACTTGTGCAAGGGTATGATATTGTCCGGCATTCGAAAAATGTAAATGACTGGGATGGTCATGGGACAGCGGTAGCGGGAACAATTGCAGCAAAAATGAATAATAAACTTGGTATTGTTGGTGTAAATCCTTTTGCAAAAATCCTTCCTGTCAGAATTGGAGGAGAGGAAATTGCTGATTCAGATTCCATTGCTGGAATTTACTATGCAATTAAACATCATGCCGATATTATTAATATGAGCTATGGTGGCTCGGAAGGCAGCGAAGCGGAATTTGATGCCATTTTGAGTGCTGCACAGCATGGAATTACGGTAGTTGCAGCATCAGGTAATGAGTACGGAGGGGAAGTTGAGTATCCGGCTGCTTATCCAACGGTCATCAGTGTTGGTTCAACGAATAATAAAAATAAGATATCTGACTTCTCTAATGTTGGTCCCCAATTAGATTTAGTCGCACCAGGTGAAAACATAAAAGTATTAGCATTGAAAAATAGATATGCATTGGAAGATGGCACATCATTTTCTACACCAATTGTCAGCGGACTTGTCTCAATCATTAAATCGATATCTCCTTCGTTAAAACCGAATATGATTGAATATATCCTTGAAAAAGGTGCCATCCCTTTATCAAAATCTGCAAGTACTTGGAATCAGAACAGTGGATATGGGATGGTGAGAGCAATCAATCCATCAAGCATCAAACTTCCTAATGTAAATGACGATGTAAGTGATGATCGTGCCAAGGCAAAAACGATTGCTTTAAATAAAACATACACGAATAAATACGATCTTCCGATGGATAGTGATTGGTATAAGTTGGAAGTGACGAAAAACATGACACTAAAAGTAGAGCTAAGTGGTGTTACTAACATGGACGGTATCGTTTGGGTAGATAAAATGTCAAAGGGAAAAGTGACAAAAGAAGAAATGCATAACAAAGGAAAACTAGGTGCAAAAGAAAGCTTCACCTATAAAGTTACACCCGGAACCTATTACTTTCAAATTTTAGAAGCCAATAATCATTGGTCAACAAAACCATACAGTTTTAAAATAAAAAAGGTGTAGTAGATATGCAAAAAAAAGTTCCTTCAGATAACTAGAAGGAACTTTTTTTTATAGCATAACTATTTCTGATTTGGAGGGTAGGCCTTCCATGAAGAAAAGTCAGGATTGTCTTTTTGAATAAGCTCACTAGGAAAGATAAATGTCCACGGTTTGCTCGTATTAGCCTTTACTTCAAAATCATCTAGTTTAAAGCCGCCAGCTGCTACTTGATCACCAGCAGCATCTTCAACAATTAAT encodes:
- a CDS encoding ABC transporter ATP-binding protein, which gives rise to MNVLEIKNLTRKFSDFIAVDNMSLSIAEGEIFGFLGANGAGKSTTINMIAGLLRSNDGTISILGKNIVKNSRYAKMNIGMVPQDLAIYEDLTAYENVKFFAGLYGLRGEELKDRVEEALEFVGLQDKHKSYPKNFSGGMKRRLNIACAIAHRPKLIIMDEPTVGIDPHSRNYILTSVRKLNEMGCTIIYTSHYMEEVEEICSRIAIIDHGKIIAEGTKEQLKSIITNTKDIWIEVKSTENISLDRIKEINGVEAVQLDENLIKINSDTGVNNLNKIIEHFITNHIEIRSLQEKAPNLETVFLTLTGRNLRD
- a CDS encoding sensor histidine kinase gives rise to the protein MEFWIILNKVALITFIAVNCIRADSENISWVVFASLIYFCINITLYIFKRDIIKKSLICLSIILTICSYHFVYAFFIILLPLSVIELVARFTNSKIILLALTFIPLLYIQIDTQTIYGLVAISSFIIYIIATRHFFLMNKNESQMDQMRKNIQKLTKHLNENKEYIRQSEYTVKLEERNRISQEIHDKIGHSMTGALIQMEAAKRLIELDKEKAAELLQNAINISKEGIENIRMTLKNMKPPTEQVGIHRMRLFIDEFSTKHDLNTTLTHNGNLDTISPIQWKVIHENVTEALTNTMKYSDASQVSVDIKVLNKLIRVEVKDNGKGADKIKKGLGIIGMEERTASINGKIIVDSTHGFSVTTLLPIQ
- a CDS encoding response regulator transcription factor, with amino-acid sequence MTKIKVIIADDNSFIREGLKIILNTYEEFEVLDTVNDGQEAVDYCKKHKVDIALLDVRMPNMNGVEATKILSEQTTTKPIILTTFDDDEYILDAVKNGAKGYLLKNNNPERIRDAIKTVFNGNSIMQDVVLEKIKSNLMEKKETAAKIDAKLFTEREQDIMSLIAKGYSNKEISKQLFISEGTVANYITSILGKTGLEHRTQIAIYFITGKVD
- a CDS encoding YjcZ family sporulation protein — its product is MGYGGCMSGGGGYGYAGGGYGGGSTFVLIVVLFILLIIVGASYYY
- a CDS encoding transglycosylase SLT domain-containing protein, coding for MKLYRLCIVMIILAVFGFGQTNVFAASKTDTLVNSAVKLGKVLADMTTVGKKATGKNIPTKEYKAAITKYKSAKSAVNKQSGKQKKTNLSKLKTVNTQISRGKKYIDAVYDKKTRDTVKKLYKTPAEKMKKDLNYPVTVKKAIDETSKLMKTSTSSNKLTAPYYKILVYIDSISQQKMKQQLLKEVKKINSTIPSKLNTGKFSEYVSMEMNFERLDSYISKGKSNANVPGIYNQLKKSISSVSSKTDRARLQKRFTGIMNQLKVSVKELKGMLTKSAVAKGIPPEVVKSIAVTENGSLTQFLSNGEVFKSHDNGYGIMQVTPMSDSDKSYDWNRVKYDLSYNIQAGVEILAKKWNYAFLSSPLMPKINNGEKNLLENWYFAIMAYNGLSTKNDPNKVTKPYQLKVYENLKNRTLMSPEIIKKQDVIFTGNPAKLKTTAIKTKLKTKSTQFYKKNNRVTISSSANFRTKPTTNSTRKTFPKGTKVTILSGAIEDDSSANLFVWYKVSVSGVKGTWYVASSNLK
- a CDS encoding metallophosphoesterase — translated: MIVCSSFPVYGYEVEPLSGIVDLRIMETTDLHGNIVDYDYIKHKKTVEYGLARTATLIKQARKEVSNSLLFDDGDLLQGNLLADYIAYIDRFETEPIHPMIKVMNYLNYDAAALGNHDFHYGLDFLHRTIKDAKFPFINANMYVNDHKPFNFNEINMFKPYTIINKKVKDRNGKMHTIKVGVIGFVTPCVMKWEKKSIAGRAKVMDIVKSAEAFVSRMKNEGADIVVALVHSGFDETAKAYEKSENAVSPLSLVPGIDVILFGHQHKVFPDKSKLKGISGVDSSMGTINGVPAVEAGSWGNYLGIADLILQRNNGKWVILHSNSKAVPIFKVEKKKAKPLVKADPIILQMVKEIHEKTIQYSRRISNQK
- a CDS encoding S8 family serine peptidase — its product is MGKKLFKTIASVAAAAVISSAIPSFANAEENFDRIKQTYDQTQKNARTLSATFNLANVFDRQIMIKTKTAKSVLSKKFGLSFVENTSSLIGEDLYIARVPDKLNYVSTLNKLKGSSFIEIAEPNYIQDKVSGIPNDEYYPMQWHLPKIGAPSIWPLIQNKKQVTVAVLDSGVDTRHPDLAGQLLPGYNVQTGSSDVTDTVGHGTAVAGTIAAKMNNGIGTVGVNPYAKILPIKVGGQKIAVSDSIKGINYAISKGAKVINMSYGGSSYSELEFDALLRAASKGITVIAATGNDGRTVNYPAAYPTVLSVGSTNEKNQVSSFSSRGTLLDVVAPGENIGTLGLNNQYGAAVGTSFAAPIVSGMASYILSVSPNMPPVGVEYLLEKGATNLASKPNIWSTKAGYGLVNGIRTFNTDLPNLKGDIGNTRSKAKAISVNKKYTNKFDIPLDSDWYKLKVTKTMKVKVDLSAVRNIDGLIWFDKYSSGKTSMETLYNKGKLGKAESFTRTLKPGTYYFQVMEFNNHWSPQAYSFKVTKLDTTPPAAPKVKSITTKSTKLTGKAEKGAKLTLKKGSKVIAKGKASSKSTFSIKIPKQKKGTILYLTATDAAGNKSKATKIVVKKAK
- a CDS encoding S8 family peptidase; translation: MRKRMLSVVASVAITALLSSILPTNANAQEKMSLNRLKASFYQQKNSRAVTSTINLSKVKDRQILIKTKDINKVFSKYSGIKRLNSHDILETKDLYIVRVPERLNYSTTLNTLKKLPFILSAEPNYLQERKVSAVRKPNDLYYKKQWYLNKIGVQALWPLIKPNAKPVTVAVLDTGVDVSHPDLKGQLVQGYDIVRHSKNVNDWDGHGTAVAGTIAAKMNNKLGIVGVNPFAKILPVRIGGEEIADSDSIAGIYYAIKHHADIINMSYGGSEGSEAEFDAILSAAQHGITVVAASGNEYGGEVEYPAAYPTVISVGSTNNKNKISDFSNVGPQLDLVAPGENIKVLALKNRYALEDGTSFSTPIVSGLVSIIKSISPSLKPNMIEYILEKGAIPLSKSASTWNQNSGYGMVRAINPSSIKLPNVNDDVSDDRAKAKTIALNKTYTNKYDLPMDSDWYKLEVTKNMTLKVELSGVTNMDGIVWVDKMSKGKVTKEEMHNKGKLGAKESFTYKVTPGTYYFQILEANNHWSTKPYSFKIKKV